The region GGAAAGGAGAGTATGATCTAGCTGTCAGAGAGTACCAAAAAGCAAAATCAATTGTTCTTCCTTCTCATGTATGCCGACTTCTTAATTTATTTTAGCAATGCCTATCACCATACGATTAGGAGTTATGGGAATGGGCAGGGTATACATGCTTACTGGTCATTGTCTTTACTCAAACAACCTTGGGGATTTAGTGGGGACCATGGACCAATGATGTCCATCATATTCGCATTACTGTCCTAGATTGCTATCTCCCCTCTATTTGCTGCTTAGTAAATCGGTGTAGTAATTTGTTAAGTGTAAAAAATATTAAATATACCTACTTTAAATTCAGCATTTAGAAATTTTCGATGCATACAGGAGAAACTTGTATGATCATTACCTAACGAAACAGCTAAAGCAGACACAGTCATCTACTTGGCAGTGACTTATTAGGGTTTTAGTGGGGTTGCATTGTCATTGCCTTACTGTTGAATTATTTCCAGTAGTTTGTGGCACCATGCCAAAATTCTGTTACAGGAGATTGCTCCCCTAGTCTCCGAGATACTTGCTAAAATGACGTGTAATTATACCATCATTTGCTACCAATTTGTGCTTGATCAGAGCATGCAACAAATTTATGTTAAGAGTTTTGAAGGATCTCACCTCTTAAGATATTTTTTTCATGCCGCCTGCTTGTCTTTCTGTTGACGAGGCAGTGTATGGTAGAAATGCCATGACGATGTCTTGCATGTTGCAGCTGACTGGAGGCTGTACATGCATCATTTGTCTCATGTTTTCCATATACTTTAGGGTTTTAAGTCCCGCTGTTGTTTGCTTTATTATATTTGTACTTCTATATGGAAAACAATATACAATTTTCTAATAACAGAGCTTGGTTGATTCACACTCAGCTCTTAGAAACCCGAAAGTATTGACTTGCATGTGTGTCGCTAACTTGATTTTATTGGCTGTTACATATTGTTCAAATTTTCATTGTCTTTGTAGCGCTTCCCCTCATTGTTATTTGTTAGGCACGCCACAATCAACTGTAGTTTTAGTGCATTTTATATgtttagtatatgatactacaatgGACAACCTGTAGGTTGGAATACTGAAACGTGTACTGGAAGAAGTGGAGAAGGTAATGCATGAATTCAGGGGCATGCTTTATAAGTCAATGGAAGATCCTCATCTCGACCTTGCTGAGGTTAGTACATTGCAATATTTTGTGTTGTTGACACCTTGAAATTCATTACTTCTGTTGACAATGAAAGATGGCTTAACTTGTGAAGTTAGATTTGAGGGATCTTGACCTTGATCAGATAGTGTGACACTTCTACGAGACATAGGAAGTGGATGGATAACCTTAGGATACTGCTGGGACTAAAATTAACTATCTGATTACTAGCAATACTTACACTATTTTTAGATCCAATTTATCTTATGATTTGGTTCTATTTGCTTACTGATTCTATTCCAACTTTCAGCTTGAGAACATTGTCCGCCTACTGTTGGAGTTGGAGCCTGAGACTGATCCAGTGTGGCATTATCTTAATATTCAGGTTATCACCCTTGACCCGAAGCTTCATGCTATAGCTGACATTTTCCTATTAAATCATCTCCACTCTCTGTCATATTCATATTCTAAATGTGCTTATACACTACTATTTTCTATCAGAATGGCAGAATTCATGGATTGTTTGAAAAGTGTACCGTAGATCATGAAGTGCGAATGGAGATTTTGCAAAATAAAATACGTGATAAAGTGCTATCTGATTCAAAATGGAGGCAGCTGCAACAAGAGTCGAATAAATCAGTGAGTGCCTTACTTTCTCTTGTTCAGCATGATACATGTTTCATTATTCTTCTTATGATATTACCATGGTATTCATGGCTTTTCTTTTTGTTAATGTAGCCCTCTTTTGTTTTGTTTGTGTAGTTGGAAGTTGATTCTGCTATTGGTGATTCTTTTCAAGATGATCAATTGTCATCAAGCTTCATGGTTGAAGAGGCTGATAGTTTAAGGGCAACTTACATACGCAGGTTAAGTGCTGTACTTATCCAGCATGTTCCAGCATTCTGGAGATTAGCTTTATCTGTCTTCAGTGGAAAATTTGCAAAGGTATGGACATGCAAAATCGTATTAGTTGCATGGTAGCTAAGCATGATTCACCTTGAGTATATTGCTCTGAGCAAATGGCTTTTCATGTTTAGTAGCCGTATAGGTTAGGTCTTGCTACAAGCATATTGTTTTGCGGAAACTTGTGCAACCTTCCATCGCCCTGTTCGCACAATATTGAACTCAAATTGAAAAGTTTACATACACTTCATGTAAATTGTTCTGATAATGTCAACATGAAAATCTGATGCCTGCTTCACATTGTCACATGAAAGTCTGATGTCTGCTTCACATTGTCATATGAAAGTTTTAGAGCCACCATCTTATATTTTTTTGAGCATAATAAAGAACCACACAGATCTGTTAGCTTATTCCTTACAGGCAGCTGCTGGCAATGCACTTGCTGATTCTGAGATGAATGCAAAATCTGGTGCAAATAAGATTGATGATAAAGGTGCGGAGGCGAAGTACACAAACCATAGTCTTGATGAGGTTGCTAGTATGGCTTGTGCTACTGTATCTGTTTTCGACACGAAGGTACATTACTTACTGCATGCTAGGAAAATTTGTTTGTTAACCATGATACTTTGCGCTTGGTGTTATGATTGTATTTGTAATTCTAGTAATCATGCTTTCACACAAACAGGTTCAGAATACTTTTCGTGATTTTGAGGAATGCAACATTCTTCGTCCATTTATGGGTGACACTATAAAAGAAATAGCTAAGGCTTGTCAGACCCTCGAGGGGAAGGATTCATCCCCGACTGCTGGTATAGTTAGTGCCATTGTCTTAAAAAGTTGCTTTTACACATAAATTTGCTGTATATCCTGAATGTGTTTAACAACTGTGCCAGTTAAAATGTTGCATGCCCTTCATACTGAAATGACAAAGCTCTACATTCTTCGACTTTGTTCGTGGATGCGGGTAACAACTAAGGAAGTATCAAAACATGAGACTTGGGTTACTTTGTCAACCCTTGAGAGAAACAAGTCTCCTTATGCAATTTCATGCCTGCCCTTGGAGTTCCGTGAAATCACAATTTCCGCAATGGACCGGATTGAATTGTAAGCGTGCTTCTGTATTTCTGCTCAACACTGTACTTTATTAATTTGTCTAGTTTGTTACGGAGTTATGCACTTACGGTTGCGATTTCTGAGCCATGTGGAAGTTTTCTGGCTGTATTTTTGTTTTCCCCCCTGTAGTTGACCTTTTTCTTTGTAATGTTTGCATTTCAAAGCTTATTTCCTTGTTGGGAACTCCAGGTTTTCTGCACAACTAGGGGAGGCTAAATATGTTTCTTTTTGCAAGCACAATATGTTAGTTTATGACAACGCATGGCAATTCAATTGCATTcttgttactccctccattccaataaAATAAGGCGCGCAGTCGCACACACACCCCAaaattcaactttgaccataaattagacATATCAAATGTGAGTTATATGTGATAAAAATTATACCATTGAATTCATATTCGAAAGAACTTTTCAGTGGTATAATATTTAGTTCACAAAAATGTATACCATCGgtctaatttatggtcaaagttggatttGGGGATGTATAACACAGAGACAGACAGACTACGTATCTTCAGCCTTCACTTTTGAAAGTATCAAACTGCGTCCTGATCTACGTTGTTTATTTCAGAATGATCTTTAATCTCAGGAATGAGACTGCCAAGTCTTACGACATTACTCGACAGCTTCAGGAAATCCATGAGTCTGTTAGACTTGCATTTCTAAATTCTTTTCGGGATTTTGCAGGTATGGAGTTGATTTATATTATAGTTATTCTGAAATTCTGAATTGTTGTATTTAATTATGGCATCATTGTTTATTCTTCACAACCTGTGTAAACTTATCAGGTTATCTGGGGACATTTGGAGCGGAACTAGCTCAGAGTAGATCAAATAAAGAAAACAAtcatgtgcaaaatgggtatatgaATGGTACTGATAGAGAATCATCTGCTAGCATGGATGGAGGCTTGCACAAGAAGCTATTGGTTGTTTTGAGTAACATTGGATATTGTAAAGCAGAACTTTCAGATCAACTGTATAACAAATATAGGCACATTTGGTCTCCGATCAGGTACCTGGCCTACTTCTCTTATTTTTCTGATAGCATTCTTCAAGTATTGCTGCATTGCATAATGCTCTAAAACCTATTATGGTTCAAATTCCCTAACCTTCCACCCTCAAATAATAATAATTTTCTTGAGGTCATCTCTTGTTAGTTCTTTACTATTTTCATGTCATTATCTTCCTTTGAAGCTAATTCCGATGCATCTTAGTCATTAGAATGTAATTTACTAACTGATCACTCGAATTGAATTTTTGTAGCAGAAATATTGTGGAAGGATTCCTATCTAACTGAAAGTTTACATACTAATCAATTAGAGCCACTGATTTTTATCCAGTTGATATATTTAAGTAATacttccaacaacaacaacaaagccttcagtcccaaacaagttgtggcaggctagagctgaaacccataagatctcgcaaccaactcatggttctggcacatggatagctagcttccacgcaccctgtccatggctagttctttggtgatattccagtccttcagatctctctttacagactcctcccatgtcaagtttggTCTACCCAACCCCTCTTGACACTATCagcacgctttagccatccgctatgcactggagcttctggtggcctgcgctgaatatgcccaaaccatcctgtccaggctagttctttggtgatattccagtccttcagatctctctttacagactcctcccatgtcaagtttggTCTACCCAACCCCTCTTGACACTATCAGCACactttagccatccgctatgcactggagcttctggtggcctgcgctgaatatgcccaaaccatctcaaacgatgttggacaagcttcactccaatcggtgctaccccaactctatcccgtatatcatcattccggacctgatccttccttgtgtggccacacatccatctcaaaatGCGCATCTCCgctacacctaactgttgaacatgtcgccttttagtcggcgaacactcagcgccatacaacattgcgggtcaaaTCGCCGTCCTATAGaacctgccttttagcttttgtggcactctcttgtcacagagaacgccagaagcttggcgccacttcatctatccggctttgattcgatggctcACATCTTCATTGATATCACCATCCTTCtgcagcattgtccccaaatattgaaaggtgtccttctgaggtaccacctgcccatcaaggctaacctcctcctccttctgAGGTACTAAAACTGCACCTCAtgcactcggttttagttctactaagcctaaaaccttttgattccaaggtttgtctccatagctTTAACTTTCTATTAACCCCCATCCGATGATCatcgactagcaccacatcatccgcaaagagcatacaccatgggatatctcctggtatatcccttgtgacctcatccataaccaaaacaaaaagataagggctcaaagctgacccttggTGCAGTCCTATTTTAGTCTTCattgggaagtcatcagtgtcgccatcacttgttcgaacacttgtcacaacattagcgTACATgttcttgatgagggtaatgtactttgttgggactttgtgtttctccaaggcccaccacattatcggttgtaataacatcttatattatgggacggagggagtacatctgaaTTAGAACCACTTATATTTCAGCATTTTgaactgaaagagagaaaaatgcgCCTTTTGACTTTAAGATACATGTGGACTAGAAGTGAGCAGTGTCATAGTAACAGCATGCTTAAGTGGCCATCAGCATGCTTGGCCGAAGGTTCCACCCATCAGTTAGGGCTGTTGGTATGAATGGCACTACTGTCTGGGAAGGAAGATGCAAAAAGATTTCTAGGGTTAGGTGCAAATTTATCTTCAGATGAGCCTAACTCATGAAATCATTTCCATTAGTGTGATATCCTATGAATGTGCTACATTTTGTACCTTGTTGCATCCAGTTTTGAGCCTCTCCTTTTTGTAGGACATCAGTCATTAGAAGAAAACCTTCTATGTCTCATTCTTTATCCATATATATTTCTTGTAAGCATGAATAGATGAATGAAAACATTATTTACTCATTTTAGAAACATTTCTCAAGATACATCTACTTCATCAATGACAGTTTCACTATCACAGGGATAATGATGAACGTAGTGCTGATATGCGAGATCTGGTGACATCCTTCTCTGGACTTGAGGATAAAGTCCTCGACCAATATACTTTTGCAAAGGTATGGTTGGCAATGGAGGACTTTCTGTTGATCAACCAGTATATGTATGATCTGTTGAACATCCCGCTGCCAGGGCGCCGTGTCGCTTTATTCCTATCTTGTCGTGCGAATGTTAATCTGGGATATTTTACTTGCTGAAGATTTgttacgcaaacaccaaatataTTGTCATCCGTCAACAGTAGTATAATCTTTGAAAGAATCGCTTAAATGATGCCAACTATAATATTTCATTTTTGTATGAAGTAGCAGTAATTTGATTAAAAGCCGTTGTTATTATACTTGCTTTCAGTTTCTATTAGTCTGGAATAAGCCATATGTTTGTAAACAAGTAGGTCATACTTGACGCCATAAACATGTTTTCCGGATTATCAGTTTTTGGGCATGTTCGCATTTTATATTGTCCTGCTTTCGCTTTTACTCATcatgattttttattttcttttgattagTCAAATGTGATCAGAAATGCTGCACAGAACTATCTGTTGGATTCTGGGATTCATTGGGGAGCAGCACCTGTAGTGAAGGTATGCAGTACAAAGGATGACAAGCCCTATTGATGCTATCTCAATTATCTATTACTAGTTCTTTATTTATTGAAACAGCCAATTGCATTCCACGCTAGAGTTTCCGTCCTGATGCAGTTCAAAATCATGGCTGGATCCAACCCCACTCAAACTGCTGCACAACCCTTCTTGGCAGGTTTTGCACAGTTCGTGGGCTACATTACCAATTTGCCATTAAACGATAGCTCCCGTTCGCACTCCTGTTTTATTTCCAGCTCTCTGCCGATGCCCTGCTCCTAATCGTTGGCAGTGGTGGCACTGAGCACAACCTCTTGCCCAGCAGGATGGCGACCTCTTCTGCGCATCCGACCTCTCAGCACTGAGGCGCCTGGTATTGCACTCTGTCCAGAAGGATGTTCTCCTGCTCCTTGGTGGTGACATTGTGTCCTGTACTCCTGTGATTGTTGCTGTGCAGTCGGGCTAGTGCTATGATCTAATTGTGGTGAGAGGCTAGGTGCCCAGCAGTTTGCTAGTGAAGGGCAGATGTATCAAGCAACAGCATCGCCTGATGAGGTGGTGGGGTGTTTTCTGCTGGCAAGTCACCTCTGTGTGCTTCTGAGCGAAAGCGCTTCTGGTTGCCTCACACCATTGCCAGATGAGGCGCTGGGCTGCTTCTGGCCGGTGGCCTTCATGCAGAGCACCCCTCACTCCCAGATGAACATTATTGTTTCTTGCCTCACGTTGCTGAGATCACATTCACTAACTTTAGTGAGGCTAGTTCAACACCAGCGTCAGCATCACCTCTCCTCTTTCAGTTCTTTCAAGTTGTCAATCACATCTTTGGAATCTTATGCTTGCCATTTGCTTCTCTCAATTTATTGTTGCCATGAACTTCCTTCAAATATATCCCTCCCTGTTGTTTCTTTCTGCATTCTCAGCTTAATTATCTTCATCACCAGTGTGTTACTTTGGAATGGCTTGGGCTGGGTTTTCATACCAAGGAACTGTCTATGAACAGGGCTTGTTCAGAACATGTAGCATCTTACCCATTTACTGCAAGGACAGTTACAACTTACACTAATGGTATCTTGTGGCTCCACTTTTTTTTGCTGACCTAACTGGTGTTTGCGTAGTGGCATGCATTTATGAAAAATAGCCCTGTGTAACAATTAAGTTGCAAATGTTTTTGCTGTCTTACAAATTTAGCATTTTGTCAATGCGAGTGTAGTATTGTTGCACTCTAATTCAATTTATTGTCCTCGCAGGGCATACGGGATGCAACTCTTGATTTACTGCACATCCTTGTAGCTGTACATGCCGAGGTTTCCATCATTTTCCTGTTCTTCCTTTCATTAGTTTCGCATGTGACACAACTATCTTTCCAGGAATAACATGCTTAAAAATGGGCAGATTTCAAACTTTTTTTCTAGGCCGATGGGTTCGTTATGTCCACTTCTGCAGTTCTGCTAAGCTTTCTATTGTGCAAGTAAAATGGACAGATTTCAAACTTTATTTTATTTCTGTTTATCTGATAAATATAGGAAAAATACCTTTACATTATAAACTGGATCATTTTTTTTCTGCTTAATGAATAACCAGAGATCCTGATGTTTCCGTAAAAAAAAGTTAGTCTGTAAGGTAGCTGGTATTAAGTACTAGACAAGGCGTTTTCAGTGGTAGCTGGACCTGGTCTCTGTCCTGGAATTTGACAATTTTTGAAGAACTTGGTAACACTGCATTATGTATTTTAATTCGGTTTCCAGTGGTGCTGTGATGTATTTGTTCTATAACTCATATTAAAACTATTGTATTTCATTCTGGATTATTTTCATGTGGATCCTGTTTCCTACTTATACACTAAATAAACACTACTTTAAAACTCTAGGGCCGCTTGTTTTCAAAAACCGCATGACAGGTTGCTGTTGGCAGTTATAATCTATACAGTAAAGTAAGGTACATGGATAAATCTGCTTTAATTCCATCAAAATTATTTTATGCTCTACCTTTGTCTTGTTTCAGGTATACTCGGGTGCTAGGCCTTTGTTGGAGAAAACGATGAAAATTTTGGTCGAGGGTTTGGTCGACATCTTTCTTAGTCTTTTTTATGAGAACAAGGCCAAAGATCTCAGAATGTTGGATGCAAATGGTTTTTGTCAGCTCATGCTTGAGGTAagttatgtactccctccgatccatattaattctcGCAgacttagtacaaagttagtagaactttgtgctaaatctgcgtcaattaatttgggccggagggagtagttacttttgttcatcGTAGGATTATTTTTGAGCCTTTACTATGCAGTTGTTCAACTAGTCAAGTTAAACACTCTCCTTTTTGTTATATGCTTGCAGCTCGAGTATTTTGAAACCGTGTTAAACACATACTTCTCTACTGAGGCACAACAAGCTCTGAAATCTTTGCAAGAGAGTTTGTTGGAGAAGGCCTGTGAAAGTATGGGTGAAGCCTCGGAGAATCCTGCATCAGATGATAAACAAGTGTCATCAGTATCACCCGATGATTTGCTTGTAAGTACTCCAAACATTCATGCCTGTCCACGAATTGTGATACATGACAAATTCATCTAGTAGAGTACCATCACATTAACCTATTGAAATATAGGCTGTGCTATGTATGTCTTGATATTTATGATCCTTTGGACAAGCTCGATTACATTGAACTAAGTGCTCTTTAGGGTAAGTTTACTTTTGCAACGGACAATGTATAATCGAAAGTCTGTGTTTTCCCCAGGCTCTTGCTCAGCAACACGGCAGTGATCTGCTGCAAGGGGAGCTGGAGAGAACCCGATTAAATATAGCATGTTTTATGGAGCCAACTCTTCAATCAGGCTCGAAAACTTCAGCTTATTCGTCTTACCAGGCACCAGCCCCAGCTCAAGTCTCCTCCCCTAGTTTTAGAAGGCAGCAGACAAATTCTCCTATAGTCTCTAGAAGACGCCGATGAACTAAATGCTGAGAGCAACATTTTCTTTATCGACGTGGCCTCTTCCCTAAACTCCCTTTTTAAGAAGGAAGTCCCTCTTTTCTTGGGTTGCCTGTATTTTTTATCCATTCATTGTAATTAGCATCATGTTGTGTATTATGAATTTTGATCCATTCTTTTGGTGTTGTATGATAAAAAGGGCAGGGTACAGGTGCTGCTGTACGGGACTATGTACTTGTATAATCTCCAGAAACTGGAATTGTTATTTCCTTTTTTTTTTCAGAAGATACCACTGCAAATTATACTTGTT is a window of Triticum dicoccoides isolate Atlit2015 ecotype Zavitan chromosome 2B, WEW_v2.0, whole genome shotgun sequence DNA encoding:
- the LOC119364267 gene encoding exocyst complex component SEC5B-like codes for the protein MSDSDVDEDELLQMALQEQAARDLSHQRPAGANKPVVNLVRPPANARGGAKARQPSRGGDEDDDSEVEMLSISSGDEDGAPARERGPPPPRGGGRAGARRAASRDDADLDDAEPRSWKRVDEAELARRVREMREARAAPSIQALDQKAAAAAAARKALSSVQTLPKGVEVLDPLGLGVMDNKSLRLITEASISSPVSREKSQGLDPSMREKVIYSSPRFDPKVFLSWVHKDTSAADLESGALTLKTDLKGRTQQKKQLVKENFDCFVSCKTTIDDIESKLRQIEDDPEGAGTSHLYSVTQKISGVANRAFEPLFERQAQAEKIRSVQGMLQRFRTLFNLPSAIRGNIRKGEYDLAVREYQKAKSIVLPSHVGILKRVLEEVEKVMHEFRGMLYKSMEDPHLDLAELENIVRLLLELEPETDPVWHYLNIQNGRIHGLFEKCTVDHEVRMEILQNKIRDKVLSDSKWRQLQQESNKSLEVDSAIGDSFQDDQLSSSFMVEEADSLRATYIRRLSAVLIQHVPAFWRLALSVFSGKFAKAAAGNALADSEMNAKSGANKIDDKGAEAKYTNHSLDEVASMACATVSVFDTKVQNTFRDFEECNILRPFMGDTIKEIAKACQTLEGKDSSPTAVKMLHALHTEMTKLYILRLCSWMRVTTKEVSKHETWVTLSTLERNKSPYAISCLPLEFREITISAMDRIELMIFNLRNETAKSYDITRQLQEIHESVRLAFLNSFRDFAGYLGTFGAELAQSRSNKENNHVQNGYMNGTDRESSASMDGGLHKKLLVVLSNIGYCKAELSDQLYNKYRHIWSPIRDNDERSADMRDLVTSFSGLEDKVLDQYTFAKSNVIRNAAQNYLLDSGIHWGAAPVVKGIRDATLDLLHILVAVHAEVYSGARPLLEKTMKILVEGLVDIFLSLFYENKAKDLRMLDANGFCQLMLELEYFETVLNTYFSTEAQQALKSLQESLLEKACESMGEASENPASDDKQVSSVSPDDLLALAQQHGSDLLQGELERTRLNIACFMEPTLQSGSKTSAYSSYQAPAPAQVSSPSFRRQQTNSPIVSRRRR